In Centropristis striata isolate RG_2023a ecotype Rhode Island chromosome 1, C.striata_1.0, whole genome shotgun sequence, one DNA window encodes the following:
- the dusp5 gene encoding dual specificity protein phosphatase 5: MKVSSIDCRRLRKIIRKECGSCLIVDCRPYLSFTNSNIKGSVNVNLNSVVVRRSRGGPVPLQFVIPDERALFRLREGSISAIVALDDRTSHWQKLKKDSVAQIVINTLSHLASGANICFLKGGYENFHSQYPELCTEVKTIDQSGTETEKRVYSHSEKLSHHKPDYDQGKPVEILPFLYLGSAYHASRQDYLSDLHITALLNVSRRDMQPAKGHYDYKWIPVEDSHMADISSHFQEAIDFIDHVKQSGGKVLVHCEAGISRSPTICMAYIMRTQQLRLDAAFDIIKQRRAVVSPNFSFMGQLLQFESEVLSTAPAHAATPEPATPCAPESASFFANDFNTTFNTKNFEPSVFTLPTSCLQSPVHHPFKLSPITALP; this comes from the exons ATGAAAGTCTCCAGCATAGACTGCCGGCGTCTGAGGAAGATCATCAGGAAGGAGTGCGGGAGCTGCCTTATTGTGGATTGTCGACCATATCTCTCATTCACGAACTCCAATATCAAAGGCTCTGTCAATGTCAATCTCAACTCGGTGGTGGTCCGGAGGTCCCGAGGAGGGCCGGTGCCCCTGCAGTTTGTCATCCCGGACGAGAGAGCCCTGTTTCGGCTTCGGGAAGGGAGCATATCGGCTATCGTAGCTCTGGATGACCGGACGTCCCACTGGCAGAAACTGAAGAAGGACAGTGTAGCACAAATAGTAATAAACACTCTGTCTCATCTAGCGAGCGGGGCCAACATCTGTTTCCTGAAAG GAGGATACGAGAACTTCCACTCTCAATACCCTGAACTTTGCACTGAGGTGAAAACCATCGACCAGAGCGGAACTGAAACCGAGAAAAGAGTCTACAGCCACAGCGAGAAGCTTTCTCACCACAAACCAGATTACGATCAG GGTAAACCTGTAGAGATTCTGCCTTTCCTCTACCTCGGTAGTGCCTACCACGCCTCCAGACAGGACTATCTCAGCGACCTTCACATCACGGCCTTGCTCAATGTGTCGCGCAGGGACATGCAGCCGGCCAAGGGCCACTACGACTACAAGTGGATCCCAGTGGAGGACAGCCACATGGCCGACATCAGCTCCCACTTCCAGGAGGCCATAGATTTTATTG ATCACGTGAAGCAATCAGGGGGGAAGGTTCTGGTCCACTGCGAAGCAGGCATCTCCCGCTCACCTACCATCTGCATGGCCTACATCATGAGGACGCAGCAGCTGCGGCTGGATGCGGCCTTTGACATCATCAAGCAGCGCCGGGCAGTCGTCTCACCCAACTTCAGTTTCATGGGTCAGCTGCTGCAGTTTGAGTCAGAGGTCCTCTCCACGGCCCCGGCTCACGCCGCCACACCTGAACCTGCCACACCCTGCGCCCCGGAGTCCGCTTCCTTTTTTGCCAACGACTTCAACACCACCTTCAACACCAAAAACTTTGAGCCATCTGTGTTCACCCTCCCTACCTCTTGCCTGCAGTCCCCGGTCCACCACCCGTTCAAACTGAGCCCAATAACTGCACTGCCTTAA